ccacattccatgcattggaatggtttttcacCAGTGTGAATGCATGTGTGGTGTGTCAAACGTGATTTTGATGCAAAACGTTTGTCACACTCCATGCATtgaaatggtttatcaccagtgtgaaaCTGTTTGTGTCTTGTCAAAAGTGATTTTGATGCAAAACACTTGTTACACTCCGTgcattgaaattgtttttcacCAGTGTGAACAATTGTGTGTTGTGTCAAATTTGACTTCCTTCCAAAACACTTGTTACACTCCATGCACTggaatggtttatcaccagtgtgaatgAGTTTGTGTTGTATCAAAACTCCTTTACTTGCAAAACACTTGTCACACTCACTGCACTGAAATGGTTTATCTCCAGTGTGAACTATTGTGTGTCGTGTAAAATCTGACTTCAAtctaaaacacttgccacattctGTGCAATAGAATGGTTTATCACCGGTGTGAATGCTTGTGTGTTGTGTCAAATCtgatttccttgcaaaacacttgccacactctgtgcattgaaatggtttatcaccagtgtgaacaACTCTGTGACGTGTCAAATTTGATTTCAATGTAAAACACTTGTCACACTCTGTGCAATGAAATGGTTTTTCACCAGTGTGGATACGTATATGTCTTGTCAACAATGATTTCCACATAAACCGCTTTCCACATTCCATGCAATGGTATTGTTTATCACCTGTGTCAATTCCTGTATGTTTTGTCAAATGTGtcattggcaaaaaatatttcccactCTGAGTGCACTGAATTGGTTTATCACCAGCGGTTTCTTGTATCTGCATAGGAAATATCCCCCGATGTATGTGCCTTGTCTGGTGTCTTCTTTTGTGTTTTCTGTACTGATCAAAACAGTGCCACCATCGTTTGCAGTAATGACAACGGAAAGTTTGTAACTTGGAAGTCGTCTCCATTGCAAGTAATCTGTAAACAAACAATCCAGGAAttataaaaatctaaaaatttctttttgctttcttttttattaaTGCTGATAGAATTTACGAGATCCCAACGATTTCCAACGAGatcccaatttaaaaaaaaaattgttatgagcaccctaaacaagaatttcttAGACTGAAATTTAAACCCCTAAACTAGTATAAGTAACGTGATTTGCAACCCTAAACAAGTCTTTTCCCCAACCCTGAACAAGTAATTGATGCacttattacccctaaacaagtaaacacacagaaacaggtgcttttaaccctaaataagaaGCTGCTGCCTTCAGCTTTTTCATACTGCAGGCTTTATAAAGTCTAACCCCGGGAGTCTAACTGACTAAGCTTCCTGAACAATAAAAAATTAGCGAGTGCAAAGAGCAAAATATTAACTGGGAAAATAACGTTCATCGTTAGCGCCGATAGTCTGAATCTGAGACTAGCAGCTGACCTGCTATTTAGACTAAAACCTCTCAGTTATGGTGGCGCTTTTTCCATAATCCTTTGCAGTCTTACATTCAACTGTGCGGCAAAGCGTACATTTCAAATGTGAACAAGTATGTGTTGTGTCAAATTAGACTTAACTCTAAAATACTTGCCACATTCCATGCACTAAAATGGGTTTTCACTAGTGTGAATGCGTGTGTGTTCTGTGACTTCTGTCAACTCTGGTTTTGATGTAAAACACTTGTCCACACTCCCTGCATTGGAATGGTTTATCACCAGAGTGGATCTGTGTCTTATAAAATCtgatttccttgcaaaacactTGCCACACTCCGTGTACtgaaatggtttatcaccagtgtgaacaAGTGTGTGTTGTGTAAAATGAGACTTCACTTAACTCTAAAATACTTGCCACATTCGATACACTGAAATGGTTTTTCACCAGAGTAAATCCATGAGTATCTTGTCAAATCGGatattaatgcaaaatatttgccaCACTCCATTAAGTGTGTGTTGTGTCAAATGAGACTTCAAtctaaaacacttgccacatttCATGCACCGGAATGGTttacagtgttgtagtcgagtcctcgtcatacgagtccgagtccgagtccgagtccttggtgtccgagtccaagtccgagtccgagtccgagtccttgccaatttctgatgtccgagtccgagtccgagaactcaatgttcgagtccgagtccgagtccttatgtatcaaattcaagccctggGGTTTtgaccaatactttatcaacgtaggcctatatttaactagaattttagttctatattattttcttgtaaatacataatttgttaGTCCCACCTTGCATGCCTAGTAtagttttggggctgtgcaataattatacgaAGCCCAGGGAGGTGTGAAATTGCAAGAGATGCTTTTTAAGtggttttggcggccattttgaaaaacgccctctagcgagagttccccacatTTTTCGATGGGTAagacccctctcattttattcagcgtcctgaaatctataaaaaaacaccttcaaaacttcttgtactcaaacCGAGAACGGGACATCCATTATGGACCCTACTatatcccctctcggcctgccaaaaattgcttgcccactcccggcctgccaaaaaaatatgcacagacctccacaaaaatgttggaaatttcagttcatcaagcccctattttgcccacaAATTATTATTCATGTATATTCTATAGACTTGCGCCTAACCAAGCAGTCATGCTGTTACAATGTCCGAATGGGCTTTCCGTAGATTGGACTTTCCGTACAAAACAAacgattatgattaaaatccatttaaccaattaaagatataactgaaagcaatcttgctttttggttgtacttttatttataaactgaatttatttgcatgtaaaattacttaaattaatcatgtgatgtgatcattgatcaagcataagaagaagtttacaatgaacaaaaataaaggacctaaaaagaccctattttgccgcaCTCGAAGAGGACTCGACGCCGAgcccccgagtccttggggtccgagtccgagtccgagtccaagtccttagcttccgagtccaagtccgagtccgagtccttgaaaaaaggactcgagtccggactcgagtccgagtccgagtcctccaacactgatggtttatcaccagtgtgaatgcGTGTATGTCTTGTTAAATCTGATTTTAATGCAACATATTTACCACACTCCATGCATTGGAATTGTTTGTCACCAGTGTGAACAAGTGTGTGTTGTGTCAAATGAGACTTAACTCTAAAATATTTGCCACATTCCATACACTGAAATGGGTTTTCACCAGAGTGAATATGTGTGTGTTTTGTCAACTCTGGTTT
Above is a genomic segment from Amphiura filiformis chromosome 17, Afil_fr2py, whole genome shotgun sequence containing:
- the LOC140137243 gene encoding LOW QUALITY PROTEIN: uncharacterized protein (The sequence of the model RefSeq protein was modified relative to this genomic sequence to represent the inferred CDS: inserted 2 bases in 2 codons), coding for MIDEVKSHFTQHTLVHTGDKPFQYTECGKCFARKSDFIRHXIHSGDKPFQCRECGQVFYIKTRVDRSHRTHTLLAMETTSKLQTFRCHYCKRWWHCFDQYRKHKRRHQTRHIHRGIFPMQIQETAGDKPIQCTQSGKYFLPMTHLTKHTGIDTGDKQYHCMECGKRFMWKSLLTRHIRIHTGEKPFHCTECDKCFTLKSNLTRHRVVHTGDKPFQCTECGKCFARKSDLTQHTSIHTGDKPFYCTECGKCFRLKSDFTRHTIVHTGDKPFQCSECDKCFASKGVLIQHKLIHTGDKPFQCMECNKCFGRKSNLTQHTIVHTGEKQFQCTECNKCFASKSLLTRHKQFHTGDKPFQCMECDKRFASKSRLTHHTCIHTGEKPFQCMECGKCFASRSDLTRHTVVHTVDKPFQCTECGKCFARKGELKQHKRLHTGEKPFHCTECNKCFARKSHLTLHTRIHTGEKPYKCTECGKRFARKGDLKQHKRLHTGEKPFQCTECDKCFARKSHLTQHTRIHTGEKPYQCTECGKCFARKGELKQHKRLHTGEKPFHCTECGKCFARKSHLTLHTRIHTXEKPYQCTECGKCFARKRELKQHKWLHTGEKPFQCTECD